Proteins encoded by one window of Monoglobus pectinilyticus:
- a CDS encoding FeoA family protein, producing MMPLSMAVIGEKKRVIKVGGKDEVRRFLQNLGFVEGAEITVVSELSGNMIINVKDTRIAIDKSMANRIMV from the coding sequence ATGATGCCTTTATCTATGGCTGTGATTGGTGAAAAGAAGAGGGTTATAAAAGTGGGCGGTAAGGATGAAGTCAGAAGGTTTCTTCAAAATCTGGGATTCGTTGAGGGGGCAGAAATAACTGTCGTTTCTGAGTTATCAGGCAATATGATTATCAATGTTAAAGATACCAGGATAGCTATTGATAAATCAATGGCAAACAGAATCATGGTTTAA
- a CDS encoding FeoA family protein, which produces MRTLRDAKVGETVRISKLRGEGAVKRRIMDMGITKGTDVFVRKLAPLGDPVEISVRGYELSIRKSDAEMIEVN; this is translated from the coding sequence ATGAGAACGTTAAGAGACGCGAAAGTTGGGGAGACTGTCAGAATTTCAAAGCTCCGCGGAGAAGGTGCGGTTAAGAGAAGAATTATGGACATGGGTATAACTAAAGGAACTGATGTTTTTGTCCGCAAACTGGCTCCGCTGGGGGATCCGGTTGAAATTTCGGTTAGGGGCTACGAGCTTTCTATCAGAAAGTCAGACGCCGAAATGATTGAAGTAAACTAA
- a CDS encoding site-2 protease family protein, with translation MKKLKNIFSALQTHLWLIPIGSHLAVSPLFFLLAAASILGGYGNLFFIAYISAFLHELSHVFCGKKLGVSIVRIEILPFGICGKLSAGFIKNPYKEAVIAAAGPAFSGALAALLYMLNKNPMLSVYSEAIDYGIKINLSLMILNLVPALPLDGGRIAKAIISINLGAVRASNLMLKISRVPIIGMLLVSVWLLLTNDFNLSLILIGAFLLGNLSIEQKNISLISLKEILYYKTRLKRTEFCQVTRMAAHESVPARLFLRKLGCYKYHIIDVIDDDGKITKTVTEGQLLNALISKSIRLSMGEI, from the coding sequence TTGAAGAAGTTAAAAAACATTTTTTCTGCTCTCCAAACGCACCTTTGGCTTATACCAATAGGCAGTCACCTTGCAGTAAGCCCGCTGTTTTTTTTACTGGCCGCCGCTTCAATCTTAGGCGGCTACGGAAACCTTTTCTTTATTGCATATATCTCCGCTTTTCTGCATGAATTGTCCCATGTGTTTTGCGGAAAAAAACTTGGCGTATCTATCGTCAGAATCGAAATTCTGCCATTTGGAATATGCGGAAAATTAAGCGCCGGGTTCATTAAAAATCCATACAAAGAAGCTGTAATCGCCGCAGCCGGACCTGCATTCAGCGGCGCACTGGCAGCACTGCTCTATATGCTAAACAAAAATCCAATGCTGTCTGTATACAGTGAAGCTATAGACTACGGTATAAAAATAAACCTGTCTCTTATGATACTTAACCTAGTGCCGGCTCTTCCGTTAGACGGCGGACGAATAGCAAAAGCTATTATATCAATAAATTTAGGAGCCGTTCGGGCCTCAAACTTAATGCTGAAAATCAGCAGAGTGCCAATAATCGGAATGCTGCTTGTTTCAGTATGGCTGCTCCTTACCAACGACTTCAATCTGTCGCTGATACTTATAGGCGCTTTTCTGCTGGGAAACTTGAGTATTGAACAAAAAAATATATCATTAATATCACTGAAAGAAATATTGTATTACAAAACACGGCTTAAAAGAACCGAATTTTGTCAGGTTACAAGGATGGCAGCCCATGAATCAGTTCCCGCAAGACTGTTCCTGCGGAAACTGGGCTGCTATAAATATCATATAATTGACGTCATAGATGACGATGGAAAAATAACAAAAACCGTAACGGAAGGACAGCTTTTAAACGCCCTTATAAGTAAGAGCATAAGGCTGTCAATGGGTGAAATATAG
- the feoB gene encoding ferrous iron transport protein B, producing MSIKIALAGNPNSGKTTMFNALTGANQFVGNWPGVTVEKKEGKLKGHKDVGIMDLPGIYSLSPYTLEEVVARNYLINDNPDVILNIVDGSNIERNLYLTTQLIELGIPVVVAVNMMDVVEKSGDTIDFGKLGKELGCEVVPVSALKGNGVKEAAEKAVKTAKRNSGVKILHSFDNRLEEWLSEIEKRIGINVPDEQKRFYAIKLFEGDNKIRNLMNIVPDVSDIVSKAEKELDDDAESIITDARYKYISSIIGGCYKKNKKKKLTASDKIDRVVTNRWLALPIFAVVMLIVYYVSVTTVGAWATDWANDGVFGEGWNLFGIWVPGIPVLLENLLNAIGTADWINSLILEGIVAGVGAVLGFVPQMLVLFIFLAFLEGCGYMARIAFIMDRIFRKFGLSGKSFIPMLIGSGCGVPGIMASRTIENDRDRKMTIMTTTFIPCGAKLPIIALIAGALFGGAWWVAPSAYFVGIAAIVVSGIILKKTKMFSGDPAPFVMELPQYHLPTVTNVLRSMWERGWSFIKKAGTIILLSTIVLWFLQGFGFEDGSFGMVEDLNNSVLAKIGGVIAPIFAPLGWGDWKAAVAAVTGLIAKENVVGTFGVLYGFGEVAEDGAEIWGSLAASYTAIAAYSFLVFNLLCAPCFAAIGAIKREMNSAKWTWFAIGYQTVFAYTAALAIYQIGNLFTGGEFGVWTVTALLIISAFIYLLFRPGKESNTLKVNRKVMRV from the coding sequence ATGTCAATAAAAATTGCGCTTGCCGGAAATCCTAATTCCGGGAAAACAACAATGTTCAATGCCCTTACGGGTGCGAACCAGTTTGTGGGAAACTGGCCGGGAGTAACTGTTGAGAAAAAAGAGGGAAAGCTAAAAGGCCATAAAGATGTAGGTATTATGGATTTGCCTGGAATATATTCGCTTTCTCCGTATACTCTTGAAGAGGTGGTAGCTAGAAACTATTTGATTAATGATAATCCTGATGTGATTTTGAATATCGTAGACGGCAGTAATATTGAGCGTAATTTATATTTGACAACTCAGCTTATTGAACTTGGAATTCCTGTTGTTGTCGCTGTTAACATGATGGACGTAGTTGAAAAGAGCGGCGATACAATAGATTTCGGTAAGCTGGGAAAAGAGCTGGGATGCGAAGTAGTTCCGGTTTCGGCTTTGAAAGGAAATGGAGTAAAGGAAGCCGCGGAGAAAGCTGTAAAGACAGCGAAAAGAAACAGCGGCGTTAAGATATTACATAGTTTTGACAACCGTCTTGAAGAGTGGCTGTCAGAAATCGAAAAAAGAATTGGTATAAATGTTCCTGATGAACAAAAGAGATTCTATGCTATAAAGCTTTTTGAGGGCGATAATAAAATTAGGAATTTAATGAATATAGTTCCTGATGTCTCGGATATAGTGTCTAAAGCTGAAAAAGAATTGGATGATGACGCTGAAAGTATTATCACAGACGCCAGATACAAGTACATATCGTCAATTATTGGCGGATGTTATAAGAAAAATAAGAAGAAAAAGCTTACAGCTTCTGATAAAATAGACAGAGTGGTAACAAACCGCTGGCTGGCACTGCCGATTTTCGCTGTTGTTATGTTGATAGTGTATTATGTGTCGGTAACCACTGTAGGTGCTTGGGCCACTGACTGGGCAAATGACGGTGTTTTTGGCGAAGGCTGGAATTTATTTGGCATTTGGGTTCCGGGAATACCGGTTTTGTTGGAAAACCTGCTAAATGCAATAGGTACCGCTGATTGGATAAACAGTCTTATCCTTGAAGGTATAGTTGCCGGAGTCGGAGCTGTTCTTGGATTTGTGCCTCAGATGCTTGTATTGTTTATATTCCTTGCGTTTTTAGAAGGCTGCGGATATATGGCAAGAATTGCATTTATTATGGATAGAATTTTTAGAAAGTTTGGTTTGTCAGGCAAATCGTTTATACCTATGCTGATAGGAAGCGGTTGTGGTGTTCCGGGTATTATGGCCTCACGAACTATCGAGAATGACCGCGACAGGAAGATGACTATAATGACTACCACATTTATACCCTGCGGAGCTAAGCTGCCGATTATAGCATTGATAGCAGGAGCTCTGTTCGGCGGGGCATGGTGGGTTGCACCAAGCGCCTATTTTGTTGGTATAGCGGCTATTGTGGTTTCAGGTATTATTCTTAAAAAGACAAAGATGTTTTCCGGGGATCCGGCTCCGTTTGTTATGGAGCTGCCGCAGTATCATCTGCCGACAGTGACAAATGTTTTAAGAAGTATGTGGGAACGCGGCTGGTCGTTTATAAAGAAAGCCGGAACAATAATATTGCTGTCAACCATAGTTCTATGGTTCCTTCAGGGCTTTGGATTTGAGGATGGAAGCTTTGGAATGGTAGAAGACTTAAATAACTCAGTGCTTGCAAAGATAGGCGGAGTTATCGCCCCAATATTTGCGCCTCTTGGATGGGGTGACTGGAAAGCCGCTGTTGCCGCTGTTACAGGTTTGATTGCGAAAGAGAATGTTGTCGGAACTTTCGGAGTTTTATATGGGTTTGGCGAAGTTGCAGAAGACGGAGCAGAGATTTGGGGCTCCTTAGCTGCAAGCTATACCGCGATAGCAGCTTACTCTTTCTTAGTGTTTAATTTGCTTTGCGCGCCGTGTTTTGCAGCAATAGGAGCTATTAAGCGCGAGATGAACAGCGCTAAATGGACTTGGTTTGCAATCGGATACCAGACGGTATTTGCTTATACTGCAGCCCTTGCAATTTATCAAATCGGAAACTTGTTCACGGGCGGAGAGTTTGGTGTGTGGACGGTGACAGCTCTATTGATTATTTCAGCATTCATATATCTGCTGTTCAGACCCGGAAAAGAATCAAATACCTTAAAGGTTAACAGAAAAGTTATGAGAGTTTAG
- a CDS encoding FeoB-associated Cys-rich membrane protein, with protein sequence MISTIIVSIILLAIVSAIVIHLVRKKKRGKGSCGCGCDSCGMSKYCHKD encoded by the coding sequence ATGATTTCAACAATAATAGTTTCAATTATTCTTTTGGCCATTGTGTCTGCAATAGTAATACACTTGGTCAGGAAGAAAAAACGCGGCAAAGGTTCTTGCGGATGTGGATGCGACAGCTGCGGAATGTCAAAATATTGTCATAAGGATTGA